The region TTTCCAAGGAGGCATCACATCCCCAAAGTGTACTGAGTGTGACAGAAGGCTAGGACCCTGCGGGCTgacaggaggcaggagaaaaCAGCAAATTCTACTAAATGAATCACAGTGGCTGTGGAAGGATATTTCATCATTAGGCATTCGGTTCCTAATAATTTTGTGTAATCCAAATCCCGAAGCTGATTGTTATCATGACTAACGTAAGATATGTGCTATTTCTTTTCAAGGTCAACTTTGTTCAGGGACAAATGAGAAACAGTTCTCTTCCTTGACCCTTTCTTATATAACAGAAGCCAAAGCAGatttatgcaaatgaaaagaaGGGTGAGTCAGAGCACTTTGTcccataaacaacagaaatggattAAGGTTGACGGGTCTCCAGGTAATGTATATACTGCACTATGGCCACATAACCCTGATTTTAGTatataaaatagaagacaaagaaattcaCTGAAAATTATTCATGACTGCCTCTTCACTGttttaatagatttaaaaatctgCTTCCTTGCCAGGCATCCCATTGTAAACCTTCCCTGATGAATAGTGCAGGCCACATTATTTCTTCTGCCAAGATTCATTGTTTATTATTGGATCTCTCAAAGTAGATTTAGTTTGAAGAGTTTGACATCCACCAAAAATTGTGAAGACATAAtgattaaaagattttcttttaaatttaaatgtatataaatatatagatatatgagaATGAATGATATGGTGATAAATGAATGTATAATacaaagtaaaatctaaaaactaAACCAACAGTACCTATAAACCTAAGTAATAGATACCagataaaatagataaatgattattgggaaccaccctgcctggtttcagaagctgtaacccccatggctaaggctgagtaaagagaccttgggactgtaagccactaagaagacaaagcttatcttcctgatGGGGCGCCCCTTCTGCccccttttatttcaccctgcttggccctgggaggatgactggttagccaatgaccggtaagattcttcaagggagggacaacctaagacaagTATGGTAAAAAagggaccctcagggaaggatttgggggctatagaaaaagggggtgatggacctcacccctcagctttgacacagcctgaatCTTCAtgctgtctgtgagaagtctcctaaactcttggctgccttacttctcctgtttggcttaagcctgaaacaatacaggagggcagtgcagccctgggcaagAACAGGCAGTTCCCCAAggggatcaggcctaagaaaaaatgcataaaatcttgtgaaacctgctttgctaagaatgtcctcaattttctgataagggcccaagcatgaaataagtttgtttccctttagctaactgaccctgactcaggataagccctcatagttctttaaatgttatctattgttggatcattactgcctgagcataatgaatgaggatCTTCCTTGATAtaatgctcccagaaagcaaCAAAAGCCTGTCCAGGGTGCTCTTTCACTCAGAGAGTGGTCAGTGCTGTGCCTTTTCTCCACcagacttctgcagtccatgtgaatttgctCATTGCATCCACAACACTGCAGACATTGCTGGCTGGAGTTGACATCAAATGATTGGAGATACTACccacaaataaaaaatttgagtAAATAAGTTAGATGTCCTTCAAATTACACAGAACATTAATTTggtataaaaacaataacaaagacaagTAAttccaagttttcatttttaaatatctttaataaagtcacaagccaaggaacaatGTTCatctgagaaaaatattaaaatctttcatttttgtataattagaaaaaagcagcaaaagaatGCATAGTGTGTGTCCTGGATGTTTTGAACGTGACCTAACAGTTAAACAATTAGCTTTAAGTGAAATTGCCAAGCTTGATGACACGTCTTTCAAAGCCACAAGCACTAGGGCAAGGCCAGCCTCCCTCCAGTGCACCCCACTCCTGGGTTCACACTCTACCCACCGATTCCCAGCTGGTGCGGTATGGTACTCGGCCTCTCTGTGCCTGCATGCTCAATGCTTTTTCCACAAATTGTGGATAATAATGGTGTCATCTCAAAGGACTGTGatggttaaatgagataatccagtAAAGCCTTGGCATAGTGATGGGCACATAAAGACcagttattatttattagtaaAGTCTGCCTACTTTTTTTATCATGCTGATTAAGACTGGTTTTGATGCCCTCatgaaggaattttttaaaaaacattagcaCTAATGTCAGAAGATATGAGTTCTGGTCCTGGTTCTACCACTTACCCAATGGGTGGCCTTGGACCAATCTCTCAGTTAACTTCAttgcctgtaaaatgggaataatttgCTCTCTTTCCTGTCTGCCCCAGGCCAGATGAGGTAACAGGTGggttttgtcatttgttttgcttctttgttgtAAAGCACTATTCACATGAAAAATCTGATGGTGGTAGCCGATGAGGATGGCTTTGGGATTCAAGGCACCATAAAATGGAAAGGAATACAGTGTCCAAGCAGGACTAGGCCGGCTCACAGCTAACTACTGCTGTCACCTCACCATCAGCTCCACAATGACACTGCTCTCAATAAAGTAAGGAATGAAAGAGGCCAAAACAGACAGAAATTAATACACAGACCAAATTAAGTGTTCTTAATCCATTATCATTAGTATTATATTAttgagtattattattttaccatTCATAATCTAAAAGGCCCTAAGAAATCTTTCCTTAAAGAGAATAATGAGAGTTAAACAGTTGGCTAAAACCCAGGTCTCACGGAATGCATTACTGCATTCCTTCCTCTAAGGTAGCAAGCTACATACTTATATACTTATTTTGCAAAACAGGGTGTGGAgttatataaatagaaatgtCTGTCTGTATTTATATTATAGGGGGAAAGCCAGAAGAAAACACTTATTGTCTCTCTGCATTTTGTAAATTTCCATACTAAGTGaatgttagttttaaaatataagtgaCTGAAAAATTCTAAATTATATGATGTCCATGGCCACCTAAGTAAAAAGAAGTAGTTCTGTCAGTGAGCCCATTTTCAGAGGATTCTGAATGAGCTTTTCAGAACTGCAGGGATTATGAAGGAAGAGCCCAGTCCTGGTACAATGAGACTTAATTAATAGGCGGGGCTTTTTCCTAACTTTGTTTTCTGTCCCTGGGTTTAGCTTTCTTCAGAAATATGGTCCAAAGATAATAGATCATTGATCTGCTCTAGTTTTATAAAGCTCATTTTAATCAAGAGTTTCTACTAAAATAATTATGCCCCTTGCTAAGTCAGGCTGTGGTGAGCTTGGGATAAAATGTGCTATAAATACTCTGTAGCTGCACTGCTGCAAAGTTATGAGCAATGCAGGGGTTTAGAAATTCAAGTGCACATCATCAGGGTCTTCCCCTTCACAGAGAAAGCCAACGTGTCCAGTTAAAATCATGCTGAAAATTAATACAGCAGAACTGTTTTATTATGCAcctactgaattttatttttagaatcacTTTTAGGAAAGCTAGCtgatatactttataaaaaaatagTGTAAGGCCTCCTCCTCTGTCTTTGACAGAACTGGTTCCAGGTGGTGGGGTGAAGGCattacacagcaaaaaaaaaaaaaaaaaatcaagctatgTTCAAGCAGAAAGCTAAATCTTTcctccttaaaatattaaatttccagATACAGAATTTCAAAACTGACTAAGCTTATATTTGGAACAATGTGAAGATAtgaaatgtttccaaattttttaaatactttaattaacttttcataaaaatagTCACTAACAAAATATAAGGCAGTATTCAATGAACAAAAATTCTGGTGAGGGAAACAAACACCATTTCACTGTTTAATGCTAGCAAAAGAGCACCATGGTTCAGATAGACATAGTTTAATTAAAGATGATAAAGACATGTACATCCCAATTTTCCTGACAACAGCCTTTCCATCCTGATGATGTGTTTATTTTGCTCTcaacatctgaaataaaaaagaacaaaagtcaaAGCTGCTCTTAAAGTTTGACATCCCCGGGGTCAAGTAGAAGTAAGtgttacagttttcatttttcttttgttccctctCCCCAGGGACAAAGTCCCTAGCTCCCTATATCAGCAACCCCTTCACTGATTAACAAAAGATGGTGTATGAATAATCGTTCCTTCTGGGTTCTAACCTCAGATCCCAGGCAAAAGGCTCAACAGCACAACATCACAGCAGGCTGGAAGAAGGCACAGACTGTCTAATCGTAGGTCCAACCTACCAACGTGACGGTGGTGTCTTCCTTCCAGAGCCTCTTGTTTGCTGCCTGGTTCCCGCATCCATCCTCACATTGTtctgtatcagaaaaaaatattctctgaaaggtaaagaaatatggcaaggaggaagaaaatgccCGACTCCTTATTTTTCTCACCTTATTATTTGACCCAACAAATGTCTTATGAATATGACAAATATGAATAAGCCCTTTGTGCAAAGGGTCTCTCCCCACTGTAGTCAGCTATGACCTCACATTAGCTATCCCTTAACTACACAATTAACATCCGCACTTTATCTACTGAGTATGCTCAGAATATGCTCTGTATTTCCCTCTAAAGGGATTTAAAACACGCCATAACTTAtgataaaaatgtgtaaattttaaattttcagctAAATCATATGTGTAACTTacttatgtaaaataaattataaaagtacCAGAGTCAAACTCAACACTGTTGAAAATTCAGCtaaatttttatgctttttttctttcttgttcataCTTTCCAAAGATTCCATAGCCTTATGTCattagggtaaaaaaaaatgcaaagcctTACATTTCTTTCTATGAGAAATATTAGTGTGATAAACGCTCTTCAAAAATAtgaggcaaagagggaaaacaaatgttacagatttttaaaaagtttttacactACACTCACTGATGAGCATAACCTTCAAGTCACCTTcaaaaacaatgattaaagtGAAAAGCCTAatgcaaaatgaaacattttgctACATGTGAAACTGGATCAATCATTTTATAAGCCACGAGAACTTCTTTCCTTAATGAGGTGACTGTAATGTCTTTGTATTAACTGCTGTGGTCAGACCGAGCAATGCTGCATGTGACACTGGAGTTACAATTTCAAGTTACAGAGTCTAGACACTCTCTGAATTGAGCTTAAGTAATTGGACATTATTTTGTTTGTACACAATGCTTTCCTCCTTCTGTAACTGGCTGGAAGCATAACAATTTCTGAGCTAGTTAAGATACAAGGCAAAACAGACTAATTGTGAAGTTAGACATGTGTTTCCTTGTAAATGCCTCCCTGCAGTCTCATCTCAGTTTTGCAGACCAGAAGAACAGAGCAGCCGCCATCTGCCCATTAACCATTTGCTCTCGGTACAGGAAGTGTTTCCAGTGGGTATGAAACATGAAATTGCCACaggtttctatatttttaaaataaaagtagaaactaATAAGTAACTAAAGCATAATTACTTCAGGAGTAACATTCAGCCTTATCTGGTGACATGTTTCTCATAGTCCAGCCTGGAGATTGGTAATACTTCACAAAAGGGCAGggcatttcctttctcttttcttttatttgttcatctgaAACCAGAAAATCCTGTTTTTACAATATTCACAGGTCAGCCCCTCCCTCTGTTATCTGTCTCTCCCAACAGCTGGAGACATGGGAGATAACCAAACCATCACTCAGCAAACTAGAACAGCCTTCCCACACACAACCTGCAATACCGCAGTTTGACATTCATGGACCAAAAGTAACTCCCTAAATTAACCTCTGCTACTCTAAAATTCAAGGAACCCAAGagatcttataaaaataaaatttaaaaataaaaacctctagAAACCCAGGCCTTTTCTGATTCCTTACTGATTGACATGGTCTCACCATTTAACAAAACCAGGACTAGAGAAAACATGCGTGAAAAACATAAGGCCAGGTCTCCACTTCTCACAGACAGTGGTTTCTCCTCAGCCACAGTATTGCACATGCCATCACTTGTGCCTGTGGCCCCAGCAAACATGGTCATTAAGTCCCGCATACTGCTCTTCACTTTGTCTTGTGGTATTCTAAACTTTTTCACCATATATTTCCCCAAAGACATTTTAACAGCAGTGCACCAGGCAGCAGGAAGTCAGAGTAGACTCTTTGTTTAAACAAACATGCTTAAAAACATGGCAAATCTATTCCAAACTTAAATCTAAATgaggaaatattttacatttttaatggagaaaaatatttggttttattCAAGGTTGTGGTGAATCTGATTGgcaacttttaaattaattttaaattaattcagatGCTTTTCAGTCATCACCGTTACCCACAGGGAGTGCAGAAGAGAAAGATTATAAGGCAATTGTTTGTGCTCAAACTTAGAAATTATATTCCGCTGGACTTTTCGTCTCAGCAGATTTCAAGTTCCCCTCCTAAGGAACATTTGACCTTCAAATTTCAAGCTGTGTATCTCTTGATTTCTTGCATCCATAATATGTTAGAAAACTCAAATTGGctacaaatatattatttctgttaCTTGACTTTAATGAATGTTTAGTGGTTCTCAAAATCTGCAATCTGTTCATGGTGCCAACCCTGCATTGCAGAGAAATCTTAGCGTGGGTTTCCAGCTTGGCTCCTGCAAACAAAGTCACTACAAACAGGTTTTAATTTGATCAGGGAAAAGTGGAGGTAGGAAACCCCCACACCGCCAACCTGACAGGCAATGCGGGCACGAGCCCCCGGGGAGGCAGAGTCCCTAGGTTTGCCGGTCTGGGCACTGTCCTTGGTGCTGACAGCGCCATCGCGATCTCCAGCGCCTTACCTTCCGCCCCCGTGGAAGCTGCGGATGTTCCCCAAACAATAAGCAGAGCATAGGTATTAATACAAATAACTACCCCGGCCCATCCATCCTCTTTGTCCCCTTCCCGAAGACTTCAGGCCAGTTGCTTCTCggagtctttttgtttttttcttctagtcCCAACTCTCTCATCTTGGTCTGCTTTAAGAGgaagagtgggggaaggggggaggcaAGGGGAGATGAAGATGGGGGAGGAAggacggtgggggaggggagaaaggagacaggaagaagaaacagatgGCAAAAAAAGGTCAGGAGGCAGGGGCTCAGAGAAAAGCATCGAGAGTGGGACTAAAGAGGGTTTAAAGTGGGAGGGCGAAGAGATGCCACAAAGAGGGAGAAGTGATTAAGCatagaaaatggggaaagaaaaaagtaatggaGAAAAGACAACAGAAGAGAAAGTCGTGGGATAAGAGTGCGGAGGGCTAAGAAAAAGCAAGgtggccagggggtggggagaaaagctGCCCGAACGGTGGAagagtgaaaagacaaagaaagggcGTTGTGTGAACACTGTCACCGAGGGTGAAAAACGCAATCCGAAGGCGAAGAGAAACGGAGAGAGGGGGTTCGAGGGGAACAAGTGGTCTAGGACTGAAGGAGAACTGGGGGAAGGGCCAGGGACAAGGCTGCCAAGGCCGGGGTCCGATGCGGCGTGGGCCCACGTGGAGCAGGCGCTGAATCACTGCTGGGCTGTCTTTACACCCTTCCCCCCCATCCCCGGGTCCGGGGCCCGCAGTCCCCGCCTCCTCGGCCGCCGCCTCCACGGGGCGGGGCCCTAGCCCGGGACCCGCAGCCGCGGCTATAAATGGGCAGCGGCGAGACCAGCAGAACGCTGTGACAGCCACACACCCCGAGGCCTCCAAGATGAGCTACACTTTGGACTCGCTGGGCAACCCGTCCGCCTACCGGCGGGTGACCGAGACCCGCTCCAGCTTCAGCCGCGTTAGCGGCTCGCCGTCCAGCGGCTTCCGCTCACAGTCGTGGTCCCGCGGCTCGCCCAGCACCGTGTCCTCCTCCTACAAGCGCAGTGCGCTCGGCCCGCGTCTCACCTACAGCTCGGCCATGCTCAGCTCCGCGGAGAGCAGCCTTGACTTCAGCCAATCCTCGTCCCTGCTCAACGGCGTCTCCGCAGCGGGAGGCGACTACAAGCTGTCCCGCTCCAACGAGAAGGAGCAGCTGCAGGGACTGAACGACCGCTTCGCGGGCTACATCGAGAAGGTGCACTACCTGGAGCAGCAGAACAAGGAAATAGAGGCAGAGATCCAGGCGCTGCGGCAGAAGCAGGCCTCGCACGCCCAGCTGGGCGACGCTTACGACCAGGAGATCCGTGAGCTGCGTGCCACACTGGAGATGGTGAATCACGAGAAGGCTCAGGTACAGCTGGACTCAGACCACCTGGAGGAAGACATCCACCGGCTCAAGGAGCGCTTCGAGGAGGAGGCACGGCTGCGCGACGACACCGAGGCGGCCATCCGAGCGCTGCGCAAAGACATTGAGGAGGCGTCGCTGGTGAAGGTGGAGCTGGACAAGAAGGTGCAGTCGCTGCAGGATGAAGTGGCCTTCCTACGGAGCAATCACGAGGAAGAGGTGGCCGACCTGCTGGCCCAGATCCAGGCGTCGCACATCACAGTGGAGCGCAAAGACTACCTGAAGACAGACATCTCGTCTGCCCTGAAGGAGATCCGCTCCCAGCTCGAGAGCCACTCCGACCAGAACATGCATCAGGCAGAAGAGTGGTTTAAGTGCCGCTACGCCAAGCTCACCGAGGCAGCCGAGCAGAACAAGGAGGCCATCCGCTCCGCCAAGGAAGAGATTGCCGAGTACCGGCGCCAGCTGCAGTCCAAGAGCATCGAGCTCGAGTCTGTGCGCGGCACCAAGGAGTCCCTGGAGCGACAGCTCAGCGACATCGAGGAGCGCCACAACCACGACCTCAGCAGCTACCAGGTAGGAACCGCGGCTGCGCCGCCAGCCCTGCGCCAGCGCCAGCGCCGCGCGCCCCCGACACTAAGGCACGCGCCCCTGCGCGCTCTCCATCGCGCTCTCTGTTCGCCTCTGACCAGTGCGCGCGAGCGCGACGCACACCCAGGTTAGAGGTGCAATGCGTGTTCGCCTCTACCGGTCACTTCCACACTCTTCCCCCGCCCGCTATCGCCGGCTTCTAAAAACCCTGACCTTTTTTCCAAACGTGCTTTTTGTCCTCGGGAGTTCTAGTTTTTGCACGCTTGCATATTTAAAGTAGGAGGTATACATTTGGGTAGTTGATAAAGTAGCAACTTTAAGATAGTTTCTGCAGAAACGCTTGTATTCTCTCCTTTTCCAGCTGTAATCAGAACTCTCAAAACTAGCTTCAGCCCGAAGAGCTCCGATGGGAAGGGCCAGGTCAGGCGTTGGTTGTTCCcatgcatcttttttttcctctctagatTTATTCTAAATCCACTGGGCTTAGTGAGTGAGGTGCCCAGGAAATGTTATATTGGctctatttgtttgtttctttgagaATCCCTTAGATTTTGTTAACGGGACAAGGGGATCTGGGAACAATATCCCAGAGGGTTGCAGAGCTAGGAGtcgcagaggggaggtggggaggggtagcAAGTGGTTTGTGAAAGAAGTTGCGGTTTGGAAGGATGAGTCGATGGAGACATTCTGCGTTTGTTTCAGGACACCATCCAACAGTTGGAAAATGAACTTCGAGGCACGAAGTGGGAAATGGCCCGTCATTTGCGAGAATACCAGGATCTCCTCAACGTCAAGATGGCTCTGGATATTGAGATTGCTGCGTACAGGTAGGGTGTTCACTGCGGACGTGACGGAAATACCGCACTGCAGAGGCTGACTTGAAAGAACCTTCATCACTTCAGTAAAGCAAGCAGGTTTCAGAAGTCTTAAATCAGTGCCTGTTTTCCCTtcctaattaaaaagaaattattctaaaGAATTGCATCAGTTGAAATTGCTTTCAATTACATGGGAGAAAGGGGCACAGATTAATTTCAGTGCTAtgcttaagtttttattttactcaaaaatgttttccaaatgtttGAAGCAAAAACGGAGCTTTAGTATTTAATAGTTCATCTAGTGGTTTCAGCTTTTCAATGTTAAACAATGTCAAGGACAAACACCAAGACgttccatttctctgtttctctgtcacagCTTACTATTGCCATCATCTGGCTGAGAATAGATATAGATCAATATATTAgaacatatatttattcttatagcTATATAGATAATTTAGATGTATTCTATTGTAGACTGCATAATATAGATTATATGTCTAGATATATAGGTCATGtatgatatatatctatatacatctAGATCTAGAGatgtaaatatatagatataaatccTAATGTAAATAGACTTACATCTATAGATATAGCTATAcaccagagacagagagaagagattATAGGTGTACTAACTGATGTTATCTTGCTGTTGACCAAGTTCACAGGAGGAAATCATTGACTAAACAGTTTTTCTACTACCAATAAGGTCATTATAATAGTATAAGAATAAAGTGAACTCACAGAGTTAGCTTTCTTTTCAGGAAAGCTGAGTAACTATATTGAAAAACACTTTATGATTAAATTTGCAGATCAATTTATAACTTGATACACCCATAttagcacctagctattgtagaTACAGGTTTATATAGCCTGAGTTCTGATATATGCTAAAtggttttgtacatttttttgaGCATTGTATTTGCTGAAAGAAATTTAGTATATACATCCTGAAAGTTCTGATGCTTGGGAAGATCACtaagggttgtttgtttgtttgtttgtttaccacTAGGGAGCTTTCAAATTGCACCAAATGGACTGACGCAGCATGGGGATTTGGTGCCTGAGTCTGATTAGTGGATCATTGGGTGTGGTTAGCTACTGCAGCAAGTGATTGGTTAGTGGTTGTGCGTGTCTGTCACTGAATATAACACAATATACCACTGAAATGATAGCAGGGATTGCACTGACTTGATGGAATCCTTTATTTATGTGATTCTACTTATTCAAAGGTATCTACTACATTTCCCATTACTCATGAAGCTCAGAAGGCCCAGTAAGATTTTAATTATGTCTTGTCTTTGATTCTTTCCTTAGAAAACTCCTGGAAGGCGAAGAGACCAGATTCAGCACATTTTCAGGAAGCCTCACTGGACCACTCTACACACACCGACAGCCCTCCATCACAATATCCAGCAAGATTCAGAAAACCAAGGTGGAGGCTCCCAAGCTAAAGGTGCAACACAAATTTGTTGAGGAGATCATAGAGGAAACCAAGGTGGAAGATGAGAAGTCAGAGATGGAAGAAGCCCTGACAGCTATTGCAGAGGAACTGGCAGTttccatgaaagaaaagaaggaagaagaggcagaagaaaagaaagaggaacaagAAGTTGAAGAAGTGGTAGCAACCAAAAAGTCTCCAGTGAAAGCTACAGCACTGGAactgaaaggagaggaagaaggagacaaggaggaagaagaggaggaggaggaagatgagggtGCCAAATCAGACCAGGCTGAAGAAGGGGGATCTGAGAAGGAAGGTTCTAGTGAAAAAGAGGAAGGTGaacaggaagaagaaggggagacagaggttgaaggtgaaggagaggaagTTGAAGctaaggaagagaagaaaactgaggaaaagagggaagaagtGGTCACCAAGGCGGAGCTGGTAGCAGAAGCCAAGGTGGAAAAGCCAGACAAGGCCAAGTCCCCCATGCCCAAATCACCAGTGGAGGAGCTGAAGCCCAAAGCAGCAGTTGGAGCTGGGAAAGGGgagcagaaagaggaagaggtgaaagtggaggaaggaaagaaagaagcagcaaaGGAAGCTCCCAAGGAGGAGAAGgtagagaagaaggaggagaagccaAAAGAGGAGCTAGAGAAGAAGAAAGTGGCATCCCCAGTGAAGGAGGAAGTAACGCAGGAGGTGGTAACCATCACCAAATCCATAAAGGTGAGCGTGGAGAAAGGTGCCAAAGAGGAGGGGAAGCCTGAGCAGCGTGAAAAGGGGAAagcagaagaggagggagggagtgaagagGAAGGCAGTGATCGCGGTTCAAAGGAATCCACAAAGGAAGACATAGCCATCAATGGGGAGGTGGaaggcaaggaggaggaagaacaggagacaaaggagaaaggcagtgggggagaagaggaaaaaggcgTTGTTACCAATGGGCTGGACCTAAGTCCAGCAGATGAAAAGAAGGGGGGTGAAAA is a window of Phyllostomus discolor isolate MPI-MPIP mPhyDis1 chromosome 8, mPhyDis1.pri.v3, whole genome shotgun sequence DNA encoding:
- the NEFM gene encoding neurofilament medium polypeptide, which gives rise to MSYTLDSLGNPSAYRRVTETRSSFSRVSGSPSSGFRSQSWSRGSPSTVSSSYKRSALGPRLTYSSAMLSSAESSLDFSQSSSLLNGVSAAGGDYKLSRSNEKEQLQGLNDRFAGYIEKVHYLEQQNKEIEAEIQALRQKQASHAQLGDAYDQEIRELRATLEMVNHEKAQVQLDSDHLEEDIHRLKERFEEEARLRDDTEAAIRALRKDIEEASLVKVELDKKVQSLQDEVAFLRSNHEEEVADLLAQIQASHITVERKDYLKTDISSALKEIRSQLESHSDQNMHQAEEWFKCRYAKLTEAAEQNKEAIRSAKEEIAEYRRQLQSKSIELESVRGTKESLERQLSDIEERHNHDLSSYQDTIQQLENELRGTKWEMARHLREYQDLLNVKMALDIEIAAYRKLLEGEETRFSTFSGSLTGPLYTHRQPSITISSKIQKTKVEAPKLKVQHKFVEEIIEETKVEDEKSEMEEALTAIAEELAVSMKEKKEEEAEEKKEEQEVEEVVATKKSPVKATALELKGEEEGDKEEEEEEEEDEGAKSDQAEEGGSEKEGSSEKEEGEQEEEGETEVEGEGEEVEAKEEKKTEEKREEVVTKAELVAEAKVEKPDKAKSPMPKSPVEELKPKAAVGAGKGEQKEEEVKVEEGKKEAAKEAPKEEKVEKKEEKPKEELEKKKVASPVKEEVTQEVVTITKSIKVSVEKGAKEEGKPEQREKGKAEEEGGSEEEGSDRGSKESTKEDIAINGEVEGKEEEEQETKEKGSGGEEEKGVVTNGLDLSPADEKKGGEKSEGKVVVTKKIEKITTDGEDGATKYITKSVTVTQKVEEHEETFEEKLVSTKKVEKVTSHAIVKEVSQND